One Streptomyces sp. P9-A2 DNA window includes the following coding sequences:
- a CDS encoding dioxygenase family protein, with translation MPALYLSHGAPPLADDPIWPGELAAWSAGLPRPKAILVVSAHWEEAPLALGATETVPLVYDFWGFPEHYYQVKYGAPGAPALADSVRKLLRAPGIPVQDVPDRGLDHGAYVPLVEMFPEADIPVLQVSMPTLDPVKLMDIGRKLAPLRDEGVLIVGSGFFTHNLAALRQGGIPRWSTEFDDWGHRALDAGDVDGLLDFTRKSPAGMLAHPRTEHFAPLFVTMGAADAAGDLDTQKSVIDGFWLGLAKRSVQFG, from the coding sequence ATGCCCGCGCTGTACCTCAGCCATGGCGCCCCGCCCCTGGCCGACGACCCCATCTGGCCCGGTGAGCTGGCCGCCTGGTCCGCCGGCCTGCCCCGCCCGAAGGCGATCCTCGTCGTCTCCGCCCACTGGGAGGAGGCCCCGCTCGCCCTCGGCGCCACCGAGACGGTCCCCCTCGTCTACGACTTCTGGGGCTTCCCCGAGCACTACTACCAGGTGAAGTACGGCGCTCCCGGCGCTCCCGCGCTCGCCGACTCCGTACGCAAGCTGCTGCGCGCCCCCGGCATCCCGGTCCAGGACGTTCCCGACCGGGGGCTGGACCACGGCGCCTACGTCCCGCTGGTCGAGATGTTCCCCGAGGCCGACATCCCGGTGCTCCAGGTGTCCATGCCGACCCTGGACCCGGTGAAGCTCATGGACATCGGACGCAAGCTGGCACCGCTGCGCGACGAGGGCGTACTGATCGTCGGCTCCGGGTTCTTCACCCACAACCTGGCCGCACTGCGGCAGGGCGGCATCCCCAGGTGGTCGACCGAGTTCGACGACTGGGGGCACCGGGCACTGGACGCAGGTGACGTGGACGGGCTGCTCGACTTCACCCGCAAGTCCCCGGCGGGCATGCTCGCCCATCCGCGTACCGAGCACTTCGCACCGCTCTTCGTGACCATGGGCGCGGCGGACGCCGCCGGTGATCTGGACACGCAGAAGTCGGTGATCGACGGGTTCTGGCTGGGGCTGGCCAAGCGGTCGGTGCAGTTCGGCTGA
- a CDS encoding MarR family winged helix-turn-helix transcriptional regulator encodes MTTAPTSAAAPGSASGPAGTDEPRWLSAEEQRVWRSYIEASTLLEDHLDRQLQRDAGMPHLYYSLLVKLAEAPERRLRMTELAMLAKITRSRLSHAVARLEKSGWVRRENCPSDKRGQFAVLTDEGFEVLRRNAPGHVEAVRQAFLDRLTPGQQKTLGEIMEIVAAGLQPSEAGADLPWLR; translated from the coding sequence ATGACGACGGCACCCACTTCCGCAGCGGCACCGGGTTCGGCATCCGGACCGGCAGGCACCGACGAACCCCGTTGGCTCAGCGCCGAGGAACAGCGCGTCTGGCGCTCGTACATCGAGGCCAGCACTCTCCTGGAGGATCACCTCGACCGCCAGCTCCAGCGGGACGCGGGCATGCCGCACCTCTACTACAGCCTGCTGGTCAAGCTCGCCGAGGCGCCGGAACGGCGGCTGCGCATGACCGAGCTGGCGATGCTGGCGAAGATCACCCGCTCCCGGCTCTCGCACGCCGTGGCCCGCCTGGAGAAGAGCGGCTGGGTGCGTCGCGAGAACTGTCCGTCCGACAAGCGGGGCCAGTTCGCCGTACTGACCGACGAAGGGTTCGAGGTGCTGCGCCGGAACGCGCCGGGCCATGTGGAGGCCGTGCGGCAGGCGTTCCTCGACCGGCTCACCCCCGGACAGCAGAAGACCCTCGGCGAGATCATGGAGATCGTCGCCGCGGGTCTGCAGCCCAGCGAAGCGGGTGCGGACCTGCCCTGGCTCCGCTGA
- a CDS encoding MFS transporter, with the protein MSETASKAPGIPDTNRWKALVFIALAQLMVVLDATIVNIALPSAQQDLGISDGNRQWVVTAYALAFGGLLLFGGRIADLWGRKRAFVLGLGGFAAASALGGAATNEVMMFGARALQGVFGALLAPAALSLLAVMFTDGKERAKAFGIYGAIAGGGGAVGLILGGFLTEYLNWRWTFFVNIPFAVVAALGAYFVIREPRGGRNRSPLDVPGVVLSTLGLVALVYGFTRAESEGWSDSLTVGMFVASAVLLLAFVLVESRVKAPLLPLRVVTERNRGGVYLSLGLAIIAMFGLFLFLTYYLQIVQDYSPVKTGFAFLPMIAGMITGSTQIGARLMTRVPPRLLMGPGFLVAALGMLMLTRLEVDTSYAAVMLPGMLLLGLGMGTAFMPAMSLATLGVEPRDSGVASAMVNTSQQVGGAIGTALLNTIAASATTSYIADHIGGAASRSQQQLVQLEGMVQGYTSAIWFAVGILFLAAAIALTLVNAGRPGGTVTGSSEEGSRVAGSAEEDVVVPVVAH; encoded by the coding sequence ATGTCTGAAACAGCCTCAAAAGCCCCCGGTATACCGGATACCAACCGCTGGAAGGCGCTCGTCTTCATCGCGCTCGCCCAGCTGATGGTCGTCCTGGACGCCACCATCGTGAACATCGCCCTGCCCTCCGCCCAGCAGGACCTGGGCATCTCCGACGGCAACCGGCAGTGGGTCGTCACGGCCTACGCCCTCGCCTTCGGCGGACTGCTGCTCTTCGGCGGGCGCATAGCCGACCTGTGGGGCCGTAAGCGGGCGTTCGTGCTCGGTCTGGGCGGCTTCGCGGCGGCCTCCGCGCTGGGCGGCGCGGCCACCAACGAGGTCATGATGTTCGGCGCGCGCGCCCTGCAGGGCGTGTTCGGCGCGCTGCTCGCGCCGGCCGCGCTGTCCCTGCTCGCGGTGATGTTCACCGATGGCAAGGAACGCGCCAAGGCGTTCGGCATCTACGGTGCGATCGCCGGTGGCGGTGGCGCCGTCGGCCTGATCCTCGGCGGCTTCCTCACCGAGTATCTGAACTGGCGCTGGACGTTCTTCGTGAACATCCCGTTCGCCGTCGTCGCCGCGCTCGGCGCGTACTTCGTCATCCGTGAACCGCGCGGCGGCCGTAACCGTTCGCCGCTGGACGTGCCCGGCGTGGTGCTGTCCACCCTCGGTCTGGTCGCCCTCGTCTACGGCTTCACCCGTGCCGAGTCCGAGGGCTGGAGCGACTCGCTGACGGTCGGTATGTTCGTCGCGTCGGCCGTCCTGCTCCTGGCGTTCGTCCTGGTCGAGTCCCGGGTCAAGGCGCCGCTGCTGCCCCTGCGTGTGGTCACCGAACGCAACCGCGGCGGGGTCTACCTCTCGCTGGGCCTGGCGATCATCGCGATGTTCGGCCTGTTCCTCTTCCTCACGTACTACCTGCAGATCGTCCAGGACTACTCGCCGGTGAAGACCGGGTTCGCCTTCCTGCCGATGATCGCGGGCATGATCACGGGTTCCACCCAGATCGGTGCCCGGCTGATGACCCGGGTCCCGCCCCGGCTGCTGATGGGCCCCGGCTTCCTGGTCGCCGCCCTCGGCATGCTGATGCTGACCCGGCTGGAGGTCGACACTTCCTACGCCGCCGTGATGCTGCCCGGCATGCTGCTGCTCGGTCTCGGCATGGGTACGGCGTTCATGCCGGCCATGTCGCTGGCCACCCTGGGCGTCGAGCCCCGGGACTCCGGCGTCGCCTCCGCGATGGTCAACACCTCGCAGCAGGTGGGCGGCGCGATCGGTACGGCCCTGCTGAACACGATCGCGGCCTCGGCCACCACGTCCTACATCGCCGACCACATCGGCGGCGCCGCGAGCCGGTCCCAGCAGCAGCTGGTTCAGCTCGAAGGCATGGTGCAGGGCTACACCAGCGCGATCTGGTTCGCCGTGGGGATCCTCTTCCTGGCCGCGGCCATCGCCCTGACCCTCGTCAACGCCGGCCGCCCGGGGGGCACGGTCACCGGCTCCTCCGAGGAGGGTTCCAGGGTCGCCGGAAGCGCCGAGGAGGACGTGGTGGTGCCGGTCGTCGCCCACTGA
- a CDS encoding TetR/AcrR family transcriptional regulator, producing MQTAASVSPKASRPRADALRNRERIVTAAREMFVEFGADVPFDEVARRAGVGNATVYRNFPDREALVREVVCSVMDRTSEAAEQALAETGDAFEALERFAHTAAEERISALCPMLSSAFDQHHPDLEAARVRVDTLVAQIMDRARAAGQLRDDVGFGDLLIGIAQLSRPPAGTGCLSADRFVHRHLQLFLDGMRAPAPSSLPGATVTVEDLRAS from the coding sequence GTGCAGACCGCCGCTTCCGTATCGCCCAAGGCGTCCAGGCCCCGCGCCGATGCCCTGCGCAACCGGGAACGGATCGTCACCGCCGCCCGGGAGATGTTCGTCGAGTTCGGCGCCGACGTGCCGTTCGACGAGGTCGCCCGCCGGGCCGGCGTGGGCAATGCCACGGTGTACCGCAACTTCCCCGATCGTGAAGCGCTGGTGCGCGAGGTCGTGTGCTCCGTGATGGACCGCACGTCGGAGGCGGCCGAACAGGCGCTCGCCGAGACCGGGGATGCCTTCGAGGCGTTGGAGCGGTTCGCGCACACGGCCGCAGAGGAGCGGATCAGCGCGCTGTGCCCGATGCTCTCCAGCGCCTTCGACCAGCACCACCCCGACCTGGAGGCCGCACGTGTACGGGTCGACACGCTCGTCGCGCAGATCATGGACCGGGCGAGGGCGGCCGGTCAGCTCCGTGACGACGTGGGGTTCGGTGATCTGCTCATCGGTATCGCCCAGCTCAGCCGGCCGCCGGCCGGTACGGGCTGCCTGAGCGCAGACCGGTTCGTCCACCGTCATCTTCAGCTGTTCCTGGACGGGATGCGGGCCCCGGCCCCCAGTTCCCTGCCGGGTGCGACCGTCACCGTGGAGGACCTGCGCGCGAGCTGA
- a CDS encoding M6 family metalloprotease domain-containing protein → MQPQSTSSRISPRRLAALTSVTVLTLALAPSAGNARLSPHLSASGAGPSALSRSSAHGPCLIGSTREVQMSEGIPTIAGYAPSTGTVRALTLMVDFSDAPGEGKALDRYREFFPQTQEWFRTSSYGRLDYRPEIPIPGWLRMPKSFREYGIERGAPFDPGYRKLVDDIVAAADPTVDFRSYDLVNVLMTPNAGPSALDTVLSVTFAGNPEAPTADGVPVANASFVYSRQDDGSGSLDRTGYRVLPHENGHVFGLPDLYTAEGGGAVGHWDIMSEDWGANNDLLGWHKWKIGWLDPRQVHCAAGTGTREYTLTPLAEPGGPKLVFLPLDARSGYALEFRTRAGNDEAVCRPGILVYKVDADVDTGMGPVTVYDSRQESGGCTRSPNIHAELSDAPFTPGQTFIDREAGIRVKVLEPATPGSGSGSEIPEYRVRITRT, encoded by the coding sequence ATGCAGCCTCAGTCGACCAGCAGCCGGATATCCCCGCGTCGACTGGCCGCTCTGACGTCCGTGACCGTCCTGACCCTCGCCCTCGCCCCCTCGGCCGGCAACGCCCGCCTCTCCCCGCACCTGTCGGCCTCCGGTGCCGGACCGAGCGCCCTGTCCCGCTCCTCCGCGCACGGTCCCTGCCTGATCGGCAGCACTCGCGAGGTCCAGATGTCGGAGGGGATCCCCACGATCGCCGGCTACGCCCCCTCCACCGGCACCGTCCGCGCCCTCACCCTCATGGTCGACTTCTCGGACGCCCCCGGCGAGGGCAAGGCCCTCGACCGCTACCGGGAGTTCTTCCCGCAGACCCAGGAGTGGTTCCGCACCAGCTCGTACGGCCGTCTCGACTACCGCCCCGAAATTCCGATCCCGGGCTGGCTGCGGATGCCCAAGTCGTTCCGGGAGTACGGCATAGAGCGCGGCGCCCCGTTCGACCCCGGCTACCGCAAGCTGGTCGACGACATCGTGGCGGCGGCGGACCCGACGGTGGACTTCCGGTCGTACGACCTGGTGAACGTGCTGATGACCCCGAACGCGGGCCCCTCCGCCCTGGACACCGTCCTGTCGGTCACCTTCGCGGGCAACCCGGAGGCCCCGACCGCGGACGGCGTCCCGGTCGCCAACGCGTCGTTCGTCTACTCCCGTCAGGACGACGGCTCCGGATCCCTGGACCGCACCGGCTACCGGGTCCTCCCGCACGAGAACGGCCACGTCTTCGGCCTGCCCGACCTCTACACCGCCGAGGGCGGCGGAGCCGTGGGCCACTGGGACATCATGAGCGAGGACTGGGGCGCCAACAACGACCTGCTCGGCTGGCACAAGTGGAAAATAGGCTGGCTGGACCCACGCCAGGTGCACTGCGCGGCGGGCACGGGCACACGGGAGTACACCCTGACGCCGCTGGCCGAGCCGGGCGGCCCGAAGCTCGTCTTCCTCCCCCTGGACGCGCGTTCCGGATACGCCCTCGAGTTCCGCACCCGCGCCGGCAACGACGAGGCGGTGTGCCGGCCCGGCATCCTCGTCTACAAGGTCGACGCGGACGTCGACACCGGCATGGGGCCGGTCACGGTCTACGACTCCCGTCAGGAAAGCGGCGGTTGCACCCGCAGCCCCAACATCCACGCGGAACTCTCCGACGCCCCCTTCACTCCCGGCCAGACGTTCATCGACCGCGAGGCGGGGATCCGCGTCAAGGTCCTGGAGCCGGCCACCCCGGGCTCGGGCTCGGGCTCGGAAATACCGGAGTACCGCGTACGGATCACCCGGACCTGA